The following nucleotide sequence is from Zea mays cultivar B73 chromosome 1, Zm-B73-REFERENCE-NAM-5.0, whole genome shotgun sequence.
GGTGCCCAGCACGACACGCTCCAGCTCGCCATGGCGACGAGTGCCGAGACAACGTCGGAGCTGGACGCGTCCATCTCCACCACCTCTTTCTCGCCCGACGTGACGACGAACGCCGACCTCACGCTAGATCCGGGCGTGCTCACCTCCGCCTCCTCTTCTGCGTCGGCGTCGCACCAACCATCTCCAGCCATAGAGACAACTTGCTCGCTGCAGAATGGTTGGTGCTACGCCGGTCAGCAAGATCCTCCCGATCAGCAAGATCACTATAGTTCGTGGAGCGTTGTCCCGGTCAGCAAGATCCTCCCTGCGCTCTAATGTATGAGGTAAAAAGTCTTGGCACTACTATATTTGTTTAGGTTTTTCCCTACAGCAACGGAGGCTTCTGCATCTTGATTTGCAACGTGGAACTGCACGTTTATGGTTCAGTCAACTTTATTTGGAAATACCGCATTCGATTCCTCCCTGCTATTCAATCTAAGATGTGcatattttgtttttgtttttctcCAGATTTTTTTTTGTCAACCATGTTGCAATAAAAAAATCGCTACATTTCCATTGAGCCAATGGATTCCGCATTTGATTCCTCTCTGCTATCTGATCTAACATGTGCAAATtctgtttttttcctttttctccagTTTTTCTCTCTCTCAACCTCGCTATATTCCCTTTGGGCAACAGAACAGCTATTGTGGTCCTAAACCTCTAAATATCTAACCTGCTAGAATTGTCTTCTAATTGTTTGTAGGCACGTCCACATCTTCCACTTTCGATTCTTTCAATTCAGCCAGAGGACAAATTTGTTGTTTTTCCTTCTTTTGTATTTCACTTACATTCGGTTCTGCAAACAAAGTAGCAAAAAAAAGGTGACAACCACCTCATTAACAAAGAAAGATAAGCACAGGAAGAATCATTTTCTCCGCATTGTCGAATCTTCCGTGCGAACATGTCTTCTAGATTTAGCATGTTAATAGTACATAAACGATTAAATTTGTGTTTTGATTTCTTCGCTTTAGATTTATTTCGGAATGATGCTTAGTAGTACCTCTGCTCCTTAAGGACAACACCAACAATGTAACTAATTTATGTTTGTTTTCTTATGACAAGATACCTTTTTTGTTTTCTTATGAACCGCAACATAGTTACTTATTTTCTGATAACTACTTAATCTTTTTTCTCTTACGAATACATGCTATACACATTTTAATAAAATTATACAACGTATCGCGCGCTAGGCGCGCGTTAGTGactagtaaataacaacggaaccCAGAAGAAACACCCAAGATGAAGAAGACCTACCTCTGGCCACCTCTCGCTCTCGCTGAAGGTCCATGTTAGCTTCCCCCAAGCGAACATTCGCCGCCCGTAGGGTTGACTCGGTTTCTTCCGCCCGTGAGGTCACCTCGCGCAGATCCTGCTGAAGCCGCGTCCTTTCCCCGTGGAGGCACTTGGCATCCTTGCGCGCCTCTTCACGTCCTGACCGAAGGCACGTGGCCTCGGCCTCAAGGCACTCGGTTCTGGCTCGGAGGCCGGAAAGTTCCCGATCTCTCTCCTCCGAGCGGGCCATTTCTACCCATAGCCTCCCCACCTCCCATTGTGCGGCCTCCAATGCCTCCCTCGGAGCTGATGATTGAGAGTACACGCTGGAAAAGATAACTCGTCGGTTAAGATTAACCACACCAATAAGAGACTAAACGAAGAAAAACAAATAGAGAGAGAGGCACCAACCTAGTCGTGTGGAATAATGTCCCGCATCATCGACAAATGGCAATGGAGACCGCCTTACCG
It contains:
- the LOC118476090 gene encoding uncharacterized protein, with protein sequence MAGDGWCDADAEEEAEVSTPGSSVRSAFVVTSGEKEVVEMDASSSDVVSALVAMASWSVSCWAPVCCRVTAKKEREASECEVSNGTLEKTLLVHFFPFLIVTDAATDNNRSFVIERHREKILTWTV